A stretch of the Methanofervidicoccus abyssi genome encodes the following:
- a CDS encoding TrkH family potassium uptake protein encodes MGIFKKRDIIGIAHELGILVSFIGILMSIPTVVGWYYGEPTWYFLYPSFLVTLTGILIYKFTKPVDIKLKHAMVISALAWLLASLIGAIPFYLGISYFSYLDGVFESMSAWTTTGFTLIKNVETLPHTLQFWRSLEQWIGGIGVLVMVISILSKTGISTYYRAEAREEKILPSTINTAKKIWQIYILYTLIGISLLYLTGLPIWDAINLCMCGISTGGMSIKNSSFPYNTLAKVVMIFIMMVGGIISFAVHHKVLTGKWIDDIQSKVGISIVLITSLIVMFSSGVDFIDALFTVTSAITSTGYSTVNIPNLNNLSLFIIILLMMVGGSTGTTTGGIKLIRVIVILKSFYYHLQRALLPSNVVICKRIGKYPLSQDLVVDASVIGFTYLIHYGIATMVLIYLGYPPFKSLFEGVSLVANMGLSVNIVDHSMNPLGKIVGIFMMWAGRLEFIPVYVLILYLIRKIKSYLINIR; translated from the coding sequence ATGGGAATTTTCAAAAAGAGAGATATTATAGGTATAGCACATGAGTTAGGTATACTGGTATCATTTATCGGTATTCTAATGTCCATTCCAACTGTTGTGGGATGGTACTACGGGGAACCTACCTGGTACTTCCTTTATCCCTCCTTTTTAGTCACCTTAACTGGTATTCTGATATACAAATTTACAAAACCTGTAGATATTAAATTAAAACATGCCATGGTAATATCGGCCTTAGCCTGGCTCTTAGCATCTTTAATTGGAGCTATACCTTTTTACCTAGGAATATCTTACTTCTCCTACTTGGATGGTGTATTTGAAAGCATGTCTGCATGGACTACTACAGGTTTTACACTTATAAAAAATGTTGAAACACTTCCTCATACGTTACAGTTCTGGAGGAGTTTGGAACAGTGGATTGGAGGTATTGGGGTCTTAGTAATGGTGATCTCCATACTATCAAAAACTGGCATCTCTACCTACTACAGGGCTGAGGCTAGGGAAGAGAAAATCCTCCCAAGTACCATTAATACCGCCAAGAAGATATGGCAGATCTATATCCTCTATACATTGATTGGAATAAGTCTCCTATACCTTACAGGGCTACCAATATGGGATGCCATAAATCTATGTATGTGTGGTATTTCAACTGGGGGTATGAGTATAAAGAACTCCAGCTTTCCATACAATACATTGGCAAAGGTTGTAATGATCTTCATAATGATGGTAGGAGGTATAATCTCATTTGCAGTGCATCATAAGGTACTAACTGGTAAATGGATAGATGATATTCAGAGTAAAGTAGGTATCTCTATAGTGTTAATTACATCCCTTATAGTTATGTTCTCCTCAGGTGTTGATTTTATAGATGCTCTCTTTACAGTAACCTCAGCTATAACGAGTACTGGTTATTCGACTGTAAATATTCCCAATTTAAACAATCTATCTCTCTTTATAATTATACTTCTTATGATGGTAGGAGGATCTACTGGAACCACAACTGGAGGTATAAAACTTATAAGGGTTATAGTTATACTAAAAAGTTTCTACTACCACCTTCAGAGAGCTTTACTCCCCTCCAATGTGGTTATATGTAAGAGAATAGGAAAATACCCGTTATCTCAGGATCTCGTTGTCGATGCCTCTGTTATAGGTTTTACATACTTGATACATTATGGAATAGCTACAATGGTTTTAATATACTTAGGTTATCCACCTTTTAAATCACTCTTTGAGGGAGTTTCCTTAGTTGCCAATATGGGTCTCTCTGTGAATATTGTAGATCACTCTATGAATCCATTAGGCAAAATAGTAGGTATCTTTATGATGTGGGCTGGGAGGCTGGAGTTCATTCCTGTCTATGTCCTCATACTCTACTTAATTAGAAAGATAAAGTCTTATCTAATTAATATCAGATAG
- a CDS encoding NAD(P)-binding protein yields the protein MQIGIIGGGLGGLLAGALLSRDNNVVIYEKMPYIGGRFTNIQYKGYQLTTGALHMIPHGADGYLAQLLSKAGCKVDIVNSNPDGLFRINNRNYKYGELFNIVGFKDKIKCLKMATNLKLGRIDKDISFGEFLEDVPLALKVGNSFTGWALSLDAYSVPMAEIVEIAKNYYRFGGPGIPVGGCKKVIDELSRIILENGGKILTECKVEKIEIDEDKGYIYTVEGCSEFDIVISNLSPKLTEEISNVKVIKEKKPVPSRGIKVSIGCRDKLIKHNGVLFTPECERVCGLNCPSNVDRSLAREGYNLIMAHAIQVKDNVKKEIDVVLEDIDRLFRDANIEDYEILHIQTFRDDIPVNHASSGTDIDPIVDNRLYLVGDGAKGKGGIEVEGIALGVSKVVSWIEEKRDILS from the coding sequence ATGCAAATTGGGATAATTGGAGGGGGATTAGGGGGATTACTAGCTGGAGCACTACTTTCAAGAGATAACAACGTAGTTATATACGAAAAAATGCCCTACATAGGTGGAAGATTTACAAATATTCAGTATAAAGGCTATCAACTTACTACTGGTGCCCTCCATATGATACCTCACGGGGCAGATGGTTATTTAGCACAGTTACTCTCCAAGGCAGGGTGTAAGGTAGATATTGTAAATTCTAACCCAGATGGGTTGTTTAGAATAAATAATAGAAATTATAAATATGGTGAATTATTCAATATAGTGGGATTTAAGGACAAGATAAAATGTCTAAAGATGGCTACCAACTTAAAGTTAGGTAGAATAGATAAAGATATATCCTTTGGAGAGTTCTTAGAGGATGTACCACTGGCGTTGAAGGTTGGCAACTCCTTTACCGGATGGGCGTTAAGTTTAGATGCATACAGTGTTCCCATGGCTGAAATTGTCGAGATAGCTAAAAACTATTACAGGTTTGGAGGACCTGGGATACCAGTAGGTGGATGTAAGAAAGTAATAGATGAACTTTCAAGGATTATATTGGAGAATGGAGGTAAAATACTTACTGAATGCAAAGTTGAGAAGATAGAGATAGATGAAGATAAGGGGTATATATATACAGTGGAGGGATGTTCAGAGTTCGATATAGTTATAAGTAACTTATCTCCAAAACTTACAGAGGAAATATCCAATGTAAAGGTTATAAAGGAGAAAAAACCTGTACCGTCTAGAGGTATAAAGGTATCTATAGGTTGTAGAGATAAGTTGATTAAACATAACGGGGTGCTCTTTACTCCAGAGTGTGAGAGAGTATGTGGTTTGAACTGTCCGTCCAACGTAGATAGATCCCTTGCAAGAGAAGGTTATAACTTAATAATGGCTCATGCCATCCAAGTTAAAGACAATGTAAAGAAGGAAATAGATGTAGTACTGGAAGATATAGATAGGTTATTTAGGGATGCCAATATAGAAGATTACGAGATACTTCATATCCAAACATTTAGGGATGATATCCCAGTAAATCATGCTTCAAGTGGTACAGATATAGATCCCATAGTAGACAATAGACTGTACCTTGTAGGGGATGGGGCTAAAGGGAAAGGTGGGATCGAAGTGGAAGGTATTGCATTAGGTGTCTCCAAGGTAGTTAGTTGGATAGAAGAGAAAAGAGACATACTTTCCTAA
- the bioB gene encoding biotin synthase BioB, which yields MDVMRYYEKVIKGKISSRDVLDLWYEGDVYDLLYLAYSIKRYYSNNPLKIDLCSIVNARSGRCPEDCIFCSQSIYHQTDIKTYELKPKKDILKYAKYMERYCSRFSIVVSGRSIEDRDFEKVVDTIKELKKKTKLKICVSLGILDRNKLRELKELEVRIHNNLETSREHFEKVCTTHSYEEKIRTIKYAKELGLEVCSGGIFGLGESHIDRIKMLEELRNLNVDSVALNILHPIKGTKVYYLIEKGEIKEISPEEALKSIALGKIILPDKEIRLCGGRLYKLKDLQCLSLLAIDGLMVGNYLTTQGRSIEDDIRMIKDMGFIC from the coding sequence ATGGATGTAATGAGATATTACGAAAAAGTAATAAAGGGAAAGATTTCTTCCAGAGATGTTTTAGATCTCTGGTATGAAGGAGATGTCTACGATCTTCTTTACTTAGCCTACTCTATTAAGAGATATTATAGCAACAATCCACTTAAAATAGATCTATGTTCCATAGTAAATGCAAGATCTGGAAGGTGTCCCGAGGATTGTATCTTTTGCTCCCAGTCTATATATCATCAAACAGATATAAAAACGTATGAATTGAAACCTAAGAAAGATATCTTAAAATATGCAAAATATATGGAAAGATATTGTAGTAGGTTCTCTATAGTAGTTAGTGGTAGATCTATAGAAGATAGAGATTTTGAAAAGGTAGTAGATACTATAAAGGAGTTGAAGAAGAAGACAAAATTAAAGATCTGTGTATCTCTTGGAATATTAGATAGGAATAAACTACGGGAGTTAAAAGAGTTGGAGGTTAGGATACATAACAACTTAGAGACTTCAAGGGAGCACTTTGAAAAGGTATGTACTACCCACAGTTATGAAGAGAAGATAAGAACTATAAAGTATGCGAAGGAGTTAGGATTAGAGGTGTGTAGTGGAGGTATATTTGGATTAGGTGAATCCCACATAGATAGAATAAAGATGTTAGAGGAGCTTAGAAACTTGAATGTAGATAGTGTTGCCCTAAATATACTTCATCCTATAAAAGGTACTAAAGTGTACTACCTAATAGAGAAGGGGGAGATAAAGGAGATCTCTCCAGAAGAAGCGTTAAAATCCATTGCACTTGGAAAGATAATACTACCAGATAAGGAGATACGTCTATGTGGAGGGAGATTATACAAGTTAAAAGATCTTCAATGTCTATCTCTCTTGGCTATTGATGGTCTTATGGTAGGCAACTATCTAACTACGCAGGGGAGATCTATAGAGGACGATATAAGAATGATAAAGGATATGGGGTTTATATGTTGA
- a CDS encoding proteasome-activating nucleotidase, with amino-acid sequence MIFPSYENEDVEEKNNNNVDPVKEFEKTYIAELESKILKMELENKNLQRENLQLKKENEILKRELDKLRVPPLILGTVTDRVGNRKAVVKSSTGPSFLVNISQFVDEKEVVPGARVCLNQQTLVIVDVLPREKDYRAMAMEIDERPQVSFDDIGGLDEQIREIREVVELPLTHPELFEKVGIEPPKGVLLYGPPGTGKTLLAKAVAHETNATFIKIVGSELVKKFIGEGAKLVKDVFKLAREKAPSIIFIDEIDAIASRRTEALTGGDREVQRTLMQLLAEMDGFDSRGDVKIIAATNRLDILDPAILRPGRFDRIIEIPAPGEEGRLDILKIHTRKMNLSKDVDLTKIAKMTEGFVGADLKAVCTEAGMFAIRNKRDHVTMEDFINAVEKIKKKKGSGITIPALNVMYG; translated from the coding sequence ATGATATTCCCAAGTTATGAAAATGAAGATGTTGAAGAGAAAAACAACAACAACGTAGATCCTGTAAAAGAATTTGAAAAAACCTACATTGCGGAATTGGAGAGTAAAATATTAAAGATGGAACTGGAGAATAAAAACCTCCAGAGGGAGAACTTACAATTAAAAAAGGAAAATGAGATATTAAAGAGAGAGTTGGATAAACTTAGAGTGCCCCCTTTAATACTAGGAACTGTGACTGACAGAGTAGGAAATAGAAAAGCTGTTGTAAAGAGTTCAACAGGTCCAAGTTTCTTAGTAAACATTTCCCAGTTCGTAGATGAGAAAGAGGTAGTACCTGGAGCAAGAGTCTGTCTAAATCAGCAGACCCTCGTTATTGTAGATGTGCTCCCAAGAGAGAAAGATTACAGGGCCATGGCCATGGAGATTGATGAGAGACCACAGGTATCCTTTGATGACATCGGCGGTTTGGATGAACAGATAAGGGAGATCAGAGAGGTTGTTGAACTCCCATTGACCCATCCCGAACTCTTTGAAAAGGTAGGTATAGAACCACCTAAGGGAGTACTACTCTATGGACCACCAGGAACAGGTAAGACACTCCTTGCAAAGGCTGTAGCTCATGAGACCAATGCAACATTTATTAAGATTGTAGGATCAGAACTTGTGAAAAAGTTCATAGGAGAGGGAGCTAAACTTGTAAAAGATGTATTTAAACTGGCAAGGGAGAAGGCTCCATCTATCATATTCATAGATGAGATAGATGCTATAGCAAGTAGAAGAACAGAGGCACTGACAGGGGGAGACAGGGAGGTGCAGAGAACCCTTATGCAACTTCTCGCTGAAATGGATGGTTTCGACTCCAGGGGAGATGTAAAGATCATCGCTGCTACAAACAGGCTAGATATATTAGATCCTGCAATCCTGAGACCTGGTAGATTCGATAGAATAATAGAGATACCCGCACCAGGGGAAGAAGGTAGGTTAGATATACTGAAAATACATACGAGAAAGATGAACTTATCCAAGGACGTAGATCTAACTAAGATTGCGAAGATGACAGAGGGATTCGTTGGTGCAGATCTAAAGGCAGTGTGTACCGAGGCTGGTATGTTTGCAATTAGGAATAAGAGAGACCATGTTACAATGGAGGACTTCATAAATGCTGTAGAGAAGATAAAGAAGAAGAAGGGAAGTGGTATAACTATACCGGCACTTAATGTAATGTATGGTTAA
- the larE gene encoding ATP-dependent sacrificial sulfur transferase LarE, producing MLMEKLRKLKYYFREKICVVSYSGGMDSLLVTLMSKYYGRYTLAVTVDNGFFPEENIRKSIELSKRYGIDHKVVNLNYLKNEVICEINRNLKNRCYICKRYMAEILVKERDELRNTFNKEVVIVDGTNYDDLFEDRPGIMAYREYGIRSPLAELEIRKEEVKEILKYLGVSIPKEDSCLATRILNPPITEERLKMVYKAEKFLASYLGLEGYFRVRDLHGTAIIEINCGEVHKIMDISKFRDISKKFREIGFNRCVLRMDSI from the coding sequence ATGTTGATGGAGAAGCTCAGGAAGTTGAAGTATTACTTCAGGGAGAAGATATGTGTAGTATCTTACTCCGGGGGAATGGACAGTTTGTTGGTAACCCTTATGAGTAAGTACTATGGAAGATACACCTTAGCTGTGACTGTAGATAATGGATTTTTTCCAGAGGAGAATATCAGAAAAAGCATTGAATTATCTAAGAGATACGGTATAGATCATAAAGTTGTGAATTTAAACTATCTGAAAAATGAGGTGATATGTGAGATAAACAGGAATCTAAAAAATAGATGCTATATATGTAAGAGATACATGGCCGAGATACTTGTAAAGGAGAGAGATGAGTTAAGAAACACTTTTAATAAAGAGGTAGTTATAGTAGATGGTACCAACTACGACGATCTATTTGAAGATAGGCCAGGTATAATGGCCTACAGGGAGTACGGTATAAGATCACCTCTTGCAGAGTTAGAGATAAGAAAAGAAGAGGTTAAGGAGATACTTAAATATTTAGGCGTATCAATTCCAAAGGAGGATTCCTGTTTAGCCACTAGGATACTAAATCCTCCCATTACAGAGGAAAGGCTGAAGATGGTATATAAGGCTGAGAAATTCCTAGCATCCTATTTGGGATTGGAGGGATACTTTAGGGTGAGGGACCTTCATGGTACGGCAATTATTGAGATAAACTGTGGAGAGGTACATAAAATAATGGACATCTCCAAGTTTAGGGACATAAGTAAAAAATTTAGAGAGATAGGGTTTAACAGGTGTGTCCTGAGAATGGATAGTATTTAA
- a CDS encoding multiprotein bridging factor aMBF1 codes for MQCELCGRNVDKLVPVRVEGVEMLVCSDCAKYGVTPKTYSRKPRLGMKGSPKGTESRKVYRPKRDVFDTLKTIVEDYGEIIREARIRKGMNIEELARKIGMRVSTLQKIESGQLEPEEKYIRRLEKELNISLYEEGGGEYSNQQSKSFTLGDFIKVRK; via the coding sequence ATGCAGTGTGAACTTTGTGGTAGGAATGTAGATAAACTTGTACCCGTAAGGGTAGAAGGTGTGGAGATGTTGGTATGCAGTGACTGTGCCAAGTACGGTGTAACTCCAAAGACCTACTCAAGAAAACCTAGATTAGGGATGAAAGGTTCTCCAAAAGGTACCGAAAGTAGAAAGGTATATAGACCTAAGAGGGATGTTTTTGACACCCTTAAAACCATCGTAGAAGATTACGGAGAAATTATAAGAGAGGCTCGAATAAGGAAAGGAATGAATATAGAAGAGTTGGCTCGTAAGATAGGTATGAGGGTATCTACACTTCAGAAGATTGAAAGTGGTCAGTTGGAGCCTGAGGAAAAATATATAAGGAGACTCGAAAAGGAATTAAATATAAGTCTCTACGAAGAAGGTGGTGGAGAGTATAGCAACCAACAGTCTAAAAGCTTTACTTTAGGGGATTTCATAAAGGTAAGAAAATAG